In the genome of Aedes aegypti strain LVP_AGWG chromosome 2, AaegL5.0 Primary Assembly, whole genome shotgun sequence, the window tcacaaggtatacaacattggctatacaaacattgtttaaattttacccatgtcttggaaacttattgggagcatcacaaaactatcgaatcgtcatgtttcatgaaaatcttgtgatttgtttttcttaaaattgttgttttattaaaataattgatcaaaggtcttatttttgcgacttttattttattataatgttttggtttgtgtattttacaacataaaaaaaataaaataaatgtttgtaaaagtgaatagacataaaacacatatatttcaatacgtaccaatgccaaattcacaacacaatctctaaaaaactatttttcatcatattttacatgaatttgtggtacagaacagttgcatccttaaaatgcctaaattaaactactcttaagctAGCTCTAAACtactaagaagctaaaagcatattacaaaagcaaacttacttctttacgatcttgctgAACTATACTTCATAGATtacgtttttaatgaaaattacttactggtattaaataagttaccggtattaatgtgatccttcaacatatcgttcatataacagtaagaatagaaaaaaaagagtttttctaCATAACTCATtcatcatcgcagtacctagtagtaacatcgttcgtttatgtcaacttgaaaatcgagcacTCGTAACTGAtggttccatttaagaggaagttgaaaatttaagtttcatagtgcaaactgagaatagtgaatggcatgtttcgttgaaatttgtatatatgtgtaattgattctagctttgcaattttctacattaagtttatcaatgaaaaacgttccataacatcacagtggacgacaatctattggatcagtttgaaagttataaggaaaaatcatttcattagcaaattgtgaaaatgtccaaagtagccccttttttgtcttgaaggagacacttttttcgctattcaagcatttttgttatttcttgatggatttgcctcatatgttgcacatttgttacgtgcatatacaacttaaatataggcaaaaactatcaacatctatccataattctaagagttacaaatcctcaaagttaaagaatgtggaaataatgtcaaaagaagccccgtttgacggtattttcTTTAGACATATTtatagggccttccttagccaagtggttagagtccacggctacaaaacaaagccatgctgaagggttctgggttcgattcccggtcggtccaggatcttttcgtaatcgaaattttcttgacttccctgagcatagagtatcatcttatctgccacacgatatacgaatgcgaaaatggcaactttggcatagaaagctcttaattaataactgtggaagtgtacagtgaacactaagctgaaaagtaggctctgtcctagtgaggacgtaatgccaaaaaaggTTCTGTCACTTCGCCTTGTGCCGTCTTCTCCTGGAAATGTTACTATTACTTGTAGTTTTGCAACATacagtttcaaattttttattcattccgaTCTGATTTCGTTTCACTTTTTTGTAAGGTTTACATCAGTCGGCTACGAACTTTTATGCATAACCGCAAAAAAATAACGACCAAATATAGTAATTCGGCAACACgggcaaaaccaaaacaaacgcaTCCGATGGTAACTTTCCACACGCAGCTACACACTCGCAGACATCAAATTCAACCAATCAGCGACTGGATCACAAACTGGATTCAATTTTATTCCCAGTTGTCCTATCTTTATCTTAGGATAAAATGAAGTGTTTAAGTCTACCTGATTGGACAACGCAATGGCTGAGATCTTATTTAACCGACCGCACCGCTTTTGTCAACATTACCGGCATCAATTCGTCTAGCTTCGAAATACCATCGGGTGTCTCTCAAGCAAGCCACTAAGGACCCTTGTTTTTCATCTTGTTTGTGAATTATATGTGTAACCTTCTGTCTTCGTTTAAGTTAATGTTTGCCGACGACTTGAAAATTTATCGAGTGATAGAGTTTCAACTTGACTGTTGTGCTCTCCAGGAGGATATTGATCGTCTTTTGCGGTGGTGTACATTGAATGGTATGCAGatgaatattcaaaaatgttctgtTATATCTTTCAACCGTCTGCGCGAGCCTCTGCGGTTCGACTACACGATAGGACAAACCAACTTGCACCGTGTATATGTAGTTAAAGACTTGGGCATCACTATGGACTTCAAAGTCCGGTTTAATAAGCATATAGCCGCGATCACTGCTAAAGCATTCGCCACGCTGGGATTTTTGAAAAGGAACACGAACGCGTTCCAGGATATCTATGCGCTCAAATCTCTGTACTGTGCCCTTGTTCGCAGCTTTCTGGAATACGGAGTTGTAGTTTGGGCTCCTTTCCACGCTGTGCAGGTGAACAGAATAGAAGCAATCCAACGGAATTTCATCAAGTACGCTCTAAGAGTTCTTCCCTGGAATGATACCGTGAACTTACCGCCCTATGAAGAACGATGTAGGCTGATCAGCTTGGACTCACTAGCAACTAGGAGAAAACTATTGCAACGAATGTTTGTATTTGGCTTACTGAATGGTGATGTAGATTGCAACTCCCTTTTGGGACAACTCAATTTCTCCATTCCCCAAAGACCCCTTCGCAACTACAGTCTTCTGTGGCAACCAGCTCATCGCACCAACTATGGATACAACGAGCCATGGGCCATGTACCACCGTTTGTTCAACGAAACATGTGACGTCTTTAATTTCAATTTGAGTAAGTCTGCGTATAAGCATAGAATTAAATATCTAGCCTAAGTAAATATCTGTGCAACACTAGTTGAAGATGTAAGAAATAAATATAGTTCTTAGTTGAAATATAGTTCTAAATACAAAACTGCAATGATAATTACAATCATTGAACGAAAACGTTCAGAAGTCAGAGATTGAACACAAATATTCTCCTTCGAAATTAAAAGTGATAGGAATGTCTAAACGAAAGtaggtaaaaaaataattaacttATTAATAAAACTTGTGTACTTTCAGCATTTTAATACAGAAAcgatattcaaaacttcaaaacggtatatgctTTTGTTAATCATTCTATACATTAATCAAATAAAACAGTGTTACTTATACTATTTTTGAAGTCGAAAACTTTGTATCTTATGATTTTGGAATGTGAGATAGTTGTAGCTTAGTTTAAACATCCTTAAGGTTAACCAATCGGCAACGGAAGATAATTGCGATTCCTGGACCTACAGCAGCACCAGTATCGTTTAAAGATGACGCACCAAATTTGTCCGCAAAGTAGCTTCAGTGGGATGATCATCAGCGAATAAATCGCCAGCTGGTAGAACCGTTGCGAAGTCCATAGAACCGTGTATTTCAGCTCGTCACCGTCTAACACCGCATAGCCGTAGCCGATCTTCATGACACCCATCCGATACGAACAGGTCGGCACCATTATCTCCAGCAGCTCTTGTCTATATCGTAGATTAACGAGATTGAATGACGAGATTTCATTTCGCTTATTGCGATCTGTGTTCAGGAGAATATGATCGCTTGCCCGGAAAAGATCACTCTTGTGAACCACTGCCATTTTAGATACGTGATCGTGCGCTGAGAATATGATTTGTGGGCGAAATACATCGATCGCCTGGAAATAGGAAAAATGTCTGTATTGATCAGTTAATAAGTTATCATGAAATTTACCCTTTCTGAGAAGGAATTGGCATTCTTAAGTAAGCTCATATGGCTTAGCATTATCGAATACGATTCCGAGTCCCAACTGATATCATCCGTTGGTGGCATGAATCCGGTGAAGCGGTTTACGTTGAAGAATTTCGCCTTGTGCGTTGTCAACTCCCACGTCGGCTGTTCATCGAAATACTGCCGAAACCGTCGTACATTTTCCTCCGTGATCTGATCCCGGCCCTCACCTCCGATGTCGTTATCACCTGGAATGTAGATCTTTACTGTTTCGTTGAGTGAAATGGAAATCTTCAACATCAGATGAATTTGGATCAGCTCGATCGGCAGCAGCCTACCATCAATGTGCTCGCCTTCGGTTGCGGGAAAATGTTCGCAAATCTAGCGTAGTATTCGTCGTACTGGACAGCACTGGCCACACTTCCTTCGTCCATCAAGTCACCCAGGAAGCAGATTACGTCCGGTGTCGTGTGCTGCAAGGCTTTCCGATACGTTTTTGAGAGATGCCTGTTGTAAGTTGAATCATTTATAAGAAACcgcttagggatggtacacaaattatgtcacgctaaatttcaactttctcGAACCCCTCCCcctcccctttgtcacactttttgtatgagcactccaaaatttttgtaagggttgtcacgcttggctcgacccctccccccccttggaCCGTGACGTaattaggccttaaacctagtttaatcatATGGATAAACGTGGTTGACGGTAGGTGAAGAAATCGAACCTTAGaggtttttcaaataaattatccGAAAGTTCGACTGTTTTGGAGCGTTGTCTAGATAACTTCAAACACTGTTGGTTGTTAGTACAAGTGCgtataattttgtaaaaaatctcAACGAAGCGTGAGAGATTTAAATCACTCACCTATATCTAATGCGTGAGCTATCATGAGATTACTCACCAGTCAGAATCCAAATTCGCCAAGGGCCAATAAAGTTTCTTATCGAAAGTGTTGCCCAATATTTGGGGATCCGCCACAAGTAAAATTTTGAGACATCTGTCTAAATCGGGGAGAAATGCGTTCATTGTCTCAGCTGATACATTTATTGAAAGAACTTTCAAGTACCTGTCTGACATTCCAGTTGCGACCATTGCAGACTGTGAAATATGTGGATGAGGTACTCATTGTAGATTACCAGCAGACACAACGTAGACAGGTAGATCTTCCAGAAGATATGTAGCCTGGTGGAGTTAAAACACAAGGATAAAAATGAGGTTTAATTTATAGGAATTAAAGCTTTACTTTCCAAAGTTTCGCATCCGACACTTGTCGAACATTGCAACTTAATTATGATATTCTTATCCAACTATGCTAGTCTTCACTACCCGGAGTGCGGTCTACTAATGGAGTGGCCCATCGGCCCAAACTAAAATATTTCCCATGCGAGATAACGTCTCCGACGAATACGTAAAGagtttttatttatcaattGATAACGGACGATTCGATTTGCTCTAATCTTCTTCCACCTGACTCACAATGAAATCGCACGTTTGTCATGCATCAATTAGAGGAATCACGTTAGGGTGACTCGTTTTCATATGAAGTTATAAAGATGCGATTGATTATACTGTGGAACCATTTTCTGTGCCAGGTACCAAAATATCGCTATATAATGGATCAAGGATTGCTGAATTCATTTTTGGAAATATATACTGACTGTTAAAAATGCACCTTTTTGTCGATTTCAACCACGAAAGTTGTATAGCTTGTATAGCGATTTATTTGTTCAATCCACTAcataactcaattttgaactttttgatACTTCAGTAATGAAGAAACGAAGAGTTTCGTATGAAGAAAAGAGAAGACTGCGGGCATGTTAAATTTTACATGCATAAGCTTGCAAATTCgcatatactgcttcgcgactaaaaatggatgaaccaccgtgcgaagttcgatcacagacaaacagacgtcacactctcatcattgtccatcgaccaccttttaaacggtcgattcaaaaatatggtaggtggccgatccgccacccgcagcgctcgcatcgtttttgttcgcgtttgacgtttgcacactaccgccatctgttggcccgtcggccaaatacaataattttagcattgggcgcacatgtcctcgtgactatgattttgatcgagatttgttctaagtgttacgtctgtttgt includes:
- the LOC5564483 gene encoding metallophosphoesterase 1 isoform X1; its protein translation is MFDKCRMRNFGKLHIFWKIYLSTLCLLVIYNEYLIHIFHSLQWSQLECQTDRCLKILLVADPQILGNTFDKKLYWPLANLDSDWHLSKTYRKALQHTTPDVICFLGDLMDEGSVASAVQYDEYYARFANIFPQPKASTLMIYIPGDNDIGGEGRDQITEENVRRFRQYFDEQPTWELTTHKAKFFNVNRFTGFMPPTDDISWDSESYSIMLSHMSLLKNANSFSERAIDVFRPQIIFSAHDHVSKMAVVHKSDLFRASDHILLNTDRNKRNEISSFNLVNLRYRQELLEIMVPTCSYRMGVMKIGYGYAVLDGDELKYTVLWTSQRFYQLAIYSLMIIPLKLLCGQIWCVIFKRYWCCCRSRNRNYLPLPIG
- the LOC5564483 gene encoding uncharacterized protein LOC5564483 isoform X2; this encodes MFDKCRMRNFGKLHIFWKIYLSTLCLLVIYNEYLIHIFHSLQWSQLECQTDRCLKILLVADPQILGNTFDKKLYWPLANLDSDWHLSKTYRKALQHTTPDVICFLGDLMDEGSVASAVQYDEYYARFANIFPQPKASTLMIYIPGDNDIGGEGRDQITEENVRRFRQYFDEQPTWELTTHKAKFFNVNRFTGFMPPTDDISWDSESYSIMLSHMSLLKNANSFSERAIDVFRPQIIFSAHDHVSKMAVVHKSDRNKRNEISSFNLVNLRYRQELLEIMVPTCSYRMGVMKIGYGYAVLDGDELKYTVLWTSQRFYQLAIYSLMIIPLKLLCGQIWCVIFKRYWCCCRSRNRNYLPLPIG
- the LOC5564483 gene encoding metallophosphoesterase 1 isoform X3, encoding MVATGMSDRCLKILLVADPQILGNTFDKKLYWPLANLDSDWHLSKTYRKALQHTTPDVICFLGDLMDEGSVASAVQYDEYYARFANIFPQPKASTLMIYIPGDNDIGGEGRDQITEENVRRFRQYFDEQPTWELTTHKAKFFNVNRFTGFMPPTDDISWDSESYSIMLSHMSLLKNANSFSERAIDVFRPQIIFSAHDHVSKMAVVHKSDLFRASDHILLNTDRNKRNEISSFNLVNLRYRQELLEIMVPTCSYRMGVMKIGYGYAVLDGDELKYTVLWTSQRFYQLAIYSLMIIPLKLLCGQIWCVIFKRYWCCCRSRNRNYLPLPIG